The Synchiropus splendidus isolate RoL2022-P1 chromosome 1, RoL_Sspl_1.0, whole genome shotgun sequence genome includes a window with the following:
- the sgip1a gene encoding SH3-containing GRB2-like protein 3-interacting protein 1 isoform X1: MMEGLKKRTRKAFGIRKKEKDNDSTGSPDTEGGEPQEVEAQRKTNGAPNGFYGEIDWERYNSPEVDDEGYSIRPEDEVEGGGGTKTHFFSSDESDGEEDHRKKFKIKIKPLPADCVVVEPSFEELKASIGNITLSPSLMRRSPGLKRNTSSEEIARPRRVVPSVAPTPAPAPQPPCQQAAVSSEDTTALFGPPLETAFGDEKTEVVLSQCDVWGAPLSEPESSLTRTFPTGTPPPLPPKNVPTPPPTTNPQSAEDSEVSEGDISIRKPSIADVDELFGPERDNAAEPDVGDSWVCFSDKSPERPPPPKDPAPPLPSSPPPPEQPAPPLPASPPPLESQPTSPPPFEDPVPSHLTSLPKETPAVLTSHPPSEPSAAPSNPSGPSTPEDRQAIPTSPTPISSPSSSLPPLESPASPTAPKAYTPPLMSPPPAQQSRSIPPPLVLSEDNTTKHSEVTPSKEDQVGTVTSPKDSSQGSRSTPPPPPPPTYRAVVSSPGPASTTGGTASGSSSPVRPATPSSVNPTPPPPPPRPPSRPKLPPGKPSIGDASRPFSPPVHSASPPPVAPLARAESTSSISSTNSLSAATTPTVGKELSVSVSEDDAFVGRLPTFERRFESIAENDQPSLVWFDRGKFYLTFEGCSRGPSPLTMGAQDTLPVAAAFTETVNAFFKGADPNKCVVKVIGEMVLSFPAGITRHFANNPSPAVLTFSITNYSRLEHVLPNPQLLCCDTTTQAKADAKDFWVNMPNLITHLKKVAEQKPQATYYNVDMLKYQVSVQGLQSTPLNLAVSWRCDPTSTDLRIDYKYNGDAMSTPMALNNVQFLVPVDGGVSKLQAVLPPAVWNAEQQRVLWKIPDISLKSENGGVGSLLARFQLTDGPSKPAPLAVQFTSEGSNLSGCDIELAGPGYRFSLIKKRFAAGKYLADN, from the exons GATTGAAAAAACGTACCAGGAAGGCCTTTGGGATACGGAAGAAAGAGAAGGACAATGACTCCAC GGGGTCGCCCGACACAGAGGGAGGA GAACCCCAGGAAGTGGAAGCG cagaggaaaacaaacgGGGCCCCAAATGGCTTCTACGGAGAGATCGACTGGGAAAGATAT AACTCTCCAGAGGTGGACGATGAAGGTTACAGTATCAGACCAGAAGATGAAGTAGAGGGAGGAG GTGGCACCAAGACCCACTTCTTCTCCTCCGATGAGTCGGACGGAGAGGAGGACCACAGGAAAAAATTCAAAATCAAGATAAAGCCCCTGCCAGCCGACTGTGTTGTGGTGGAGCCTTCGTTTGAGGAGCTGAAGGCATCGATAGGCAACATCACTCTGTCGCCCTCCCTAATG AGACGGAGTCCG GGTTTAAAGAGAAACACGTCCA GTGAAGAGATTGCCAGACCAAGACGTGTTGTCCCGTCTGTGGCCCCCACACCAGCTCCAGCACCACAGCCCCCCTG TCAACAAGCAGCAGTCAGTAGTGAAGACACCACAGCCTTATTTGGGCCTCCTTTAGAAACTGCCTTTGGAGATGAGAAAACAGAAG TGGTTCTGTCTCAGTGCGATGTTTGGGGGGCTCCACTGTCAGAGCCAGAATCCTCTTTGACGAGGACCTTCCCCACCGGAA ctcctcctccacttccaccaAAAAATGTTCCGACACCCCCTCCGACGACGAATCCCCAAAGTGCAGAGGACTCGG AAGTTTCAGAGGGGGACATCTCTATCCGGAAGCCCTCGATTGCGGATGTGGATGAGCTTTTCGGTCCAGAGCGGGACAATGCTGCTGAGCCAGACGTGGGTGACTCGTGGGTCTGCTTCTCTGACAAATCTCCAGAGCGGCCACCTCCACCAAAGGACCCAGCGCCTCCGCTGCCCTCATCCCCACCTCCACCAGAGCAGCCTGCACCGCCTTTGCCAGCGTCCCCACCTCCTCTTGAGTCTCAACCTACATCCCCACCACCCTTTGAAGACCCAGTACCATCCCATCTCACTTCATTGCCAAAAGAAACTCCAGCTGTGCTGACTTCCCATCCACCTTCGGAGCCGTCAGCTGCACCTTCAAACCCATCAGGCCCTTCAACACCCGAAGACAGACAAGCTATCCCAACTTCTCCCACTCCTATCTCATCTccttcttcatccctccctcccttggAATCACCAGCCAGCCCGACTGCTCCCAAAGCCTACACACCACCACTGATGTCTCCACCTCCCGCGCAACAATCACGCTCCATCCCGCCTCCCCTCGTCCTGTCTGAAGACAATACAACCAAGCACTCTGAAGTGACCCCATCCAAAGAGGATCAGGTCGGAACTGTCACCTCGCCCAAAGATTCGAGCCAAGGGAGCAGAAGTACACcgcccccaccaccaccccctaCATATCGGGCTGTCGTCTCATCACCTGGTCCAGCATCTACCACTGGTGGCACAGCTAGTG gATCTTCCTCTCCTGTGCGACCGGCAACACCCTCGTCCGTCAACCCCACCCCTCCACCGCCTCCACCTCGCCCTCCTTCACGGCCAAAACTTCCACCAGGAAAACCCAGTATAGGAGACGCA AGTCGTCCGTTTAGCCCACCCGTACACTCAGCCAGCCCCCCACCTGTCGCACCATTGGCGCGGGCAGAGAGcacatcctccatctcttccaccAACTCCCTAAGCGCTGCCACCACGCCCACTGTGGGTAAAGAACTCTCCGTGTCCGTGTCAG AAGATGATGCTTTTGTAGGCAGGCTGCCGACATTTGAGAGGCGCTTTGAGTCAATTGCAG AGAATGACCAGCCATCCCTTGTATGGTTTGACAGAGGGAAGTTTTATTTAACGTTTGAAG GCTGCTCCAGAGGGCCCAGTCCTCTGACCATGGGGGCTCAGGACACACTTCCTGTGGCTGCTGCGTTCACTGAGACCGTCAACGCTTTCTTTAAGGGGGCTGACCCCAACAA GTGTGTGGTGAAGGTCATAGGTGAGATGGTTTTGTCATTTCCGGCGGGCATCACACGGCACTTTGCCAATAACCCCTCCCCCGCCGTGCTAACCTTCAGCATAACCAACTACAGTCGACTGGAGCATGTGCTGCCTAACCCTCAGCTGCTCTGCTG CGACACCACGACACAGGCCAAGGCTGATGCCAAGGACTTCTGGGTCAACATGCCAAACCTGATCACTCACCTGAAGAAGGTGGCTGAGCAGAAGCCACAAGCTACGTACTATAATGTTGACATGCTCAAGTATCAG GTCTCGGTGCAGGGTCTCCAGTCTACTCCTCTTAATCTGGCAGTGAGCTGGCGCTGTGATCCCACCAGCACCGACTTGAGAATAGACTACAAGTACAATGGAGACGCCATGTCCACGCCGATGGCTCTGAACAACGTCCAGTTCCTGGTTCCTGTGGACGGAGGCGTGTCCAAGCTTCAGGCCGTGTTACCGCCTGCTGTCTG GAATGCAGAGCAACAAAGAGTCCTGTGGAAGATTCCAGACATCTCTCTGAAATCAGAAAATGGCG GTGTGGGGTCATTGTTAGCGCGATTCCAGCTGACTGATGGTCCCAGTAAACCGGCTCCACTGGCAGTTCAGTTCACCAGTGAAGGCAGCAACCTATCGGGCTGTGACATCGAACTGGCCGGGCCCGGGTACCGGTTCTCTCTTATCAAGAAGAGGTTTGCTGCAG GTAAATACCTTGCAGACAACTAA
- the sgip1a gene encoding SH3-containing GRB2-like protein 3-interacting protein 1 isoform X8, which produces MMEGLKKRTRKAFGIRKKEKDNDSTGSPDTEGGEPQEVEAQRKTNGAPNGFYGEIDWERYNSPEVDDEGYSIRPEDEVEGGGGTKTHFFSSDESDGEEDHRKKFKIKIKPLPADCVVVEPSFEELKASIGNITLSPSLMRRSPGLKRNTSSEEIARPRRVVPSVAPTPAPAPQPPCQQAAVSSEDTTALFGPPLETAFGDEKTEVVLSQCDVWGAPLSEPESSLTRTFPTGTPPPLPPKNVPTPPPTTNPQSAEDSEVSEGDISIRKPSIADVDELFGPERDNAAEPDVGDSWVCFSDKSPERPPPPKDPAPPLPSSPPPPEQPAPPLPASPPPLESQPTSPPPFEDPVPSHLTSLPKETPAVLTSHPPSEPSAAPSNPSGPSTPEDRQAIPTSPTPISSPSSSLPPLESPASPTAPKAYTPPLMSPPPAQQSRSIPPPLVLSEDNTTKHSEVTPSKEDQVGTVTSPKDSSQGSRSTPPPPPPPTYRAVVSSPGPASTTGGTASGSSSPVRPATPSSVNPTPPPPPPRPPSRPKLPPGKPSIGDASRPFSPPVHSASPPPVAPLARAESTSSISSTNSLSAATTPTVGKELSVSVSEDDAFVGRLPTFERRFESIAGCSRGPSPLTMGAQDTLPVAAAFTETVNAFFKGADPNKCVVKVIGEMVLSFPAGITRHFANNPSPAVLTFSITNYSRLEHVLPNPQLLCCDTTTQAKADAKDFWVNMPNLITHLKKVAEQKPQATYYNVDMLKYQVSVQGLQSTPLNLAVSWRCDPTSTDLRIDYKYNGDAMSTPMALNNVQFLVPVDGGVSKLQAVLPPAVWNAEQQRVLWKIPDISLKSENGGVGSLLARFQLTDGPSKPAPLAVQFTSEGSNLSGCDIELAGPGYRFSLIKKRFAAGKYLADN; this is translated from the exons GATTGAAAAAACGTACCAGGAAGGCCTTTGGGATACGGAAGAAAGAGAAGGACAATGACTCCAC GGGGTCGCCCGACACAGAGGGAGGA GAACCCCAGGAAGTGGAAGCG cagaggaaaacaaacgGGGCCCCAAATGGCTTCTACGGAGAGATCGACTGGGAAAGATAT AACTCTCCAGAGGTGGACGATGAAGGTTACAGTATCAGACCAGAAGATGAAGTAGAGGGAGGAG GTGGCACCAAGACCCACTTCTTCTCCTCCGATGAGTCGGACGGAGAGGAGGACCACAGGAAAAAATTCAAAATCAAGATAAAGCCCCTGCCAGCCGACTGTGTTGTGGTGGAGCCTTCGTTTGAGGAGCTGAAGGCATCGATAGGCAACATCACTCTGTCGCCCTCCCTAATG AGACGGAGTCCG GGTTTAAAGAGAAACACGTCCA GTGAAGAGATTGCCAGACCAAGACGTGTTGTCCCGTCTGTGGCCCCCACACCAGCTCCAGCACCACAGCCCCCCTG TCAACAAGCAGCAGTCAGTAGTGAAGACACCACAGCCTTATTTGGGCCTCCTTTAGAAACTGCCTTTGGAGATGAGAAAACAGAAG TGGTTCTGTCTCAGTGCGATGTTTGGGGGGCTCCACTGTCAGAGCCAGAATCCTCTTTGACGAGGACCTTCCCCACCGGAA ctcctcctccacttccaccaAAAAATGTTCCGACACCCCCTCCGACGACGAATCCCCAAAGTGCAGAGGACTCGG AAGTTTCAGAGGGGGACATCTCTATCCGGAAGCCCTCGATTGCGGATGTGGATGAGCTTTTCGGTCCAGAGCGGGACAATGCTGCTGAGCCAGACGTGGGTGACTCGTGGGTCTGCTTCTCTGACAAATCTCCAGAGCGGCCACCTCCACCAAAGGACCCAGCGCCTCCGCTGCCCTCATCCCCACCTCCACCAGAGCAGCCTGCACCGCCTTTGCCAGCGTCCCCACCTCCTCTTGAGTCTCAACCTACATCCCCACCACCCTTTGAAGACCCAGTACCATCCCATCTCACTTCATTGCCAAAAGAAACTCCAGCTGTGCTGACTTCCCATCCACCTTCGGAGCCGTCAGCTGCACCTTCAAACCCATCAGGCCCTTCAACACCCGAAGACAGACAAGCTATCCCAACTTCTCCCACTCCTATCTCATCTccttcttcatccctccctcccttggAATCACCAGCCAGCCCGACTGCTCCCAAAGCCTACACACCACCACTGATGTCTCCACCTCCCGCGCAACAATCACGCTCCATCCCGCCTCCCCTCGTCCTGTCTGAAGACAATACAACCAAGCACTCTGAAGTGACCCCATCCAAAGAGGATCAGGTCGGAACTGTCACCTCGCCCAAAGATTCGAGCCAAGGGAGCAGAAGTACACcgcccccaccaccaccccctaCATATCGGGCTGTCGTCTCATCACCTGGTCCAGCATCTACCACTGGTGGCACAGCTAGTG gATCTTCCTCTCCTGTGCGACCGGCAACACCCTCGTCCGTCAACCCCACCCCTCCACCGCCTCCACCTCGCCCTCCTTCACGGCCAAAACTTCCACCAGGAAAACCCAGTATAGGAGACGCA AGTCGTCCGTTTAGCCCACCCGTACACTCAGCCAGCCCCCCACCTGTCGCACCATTGGCGCGGGCAGAGAGcacatcctccatctcttccaccAACTCCCTAAGCGCTGCCACCACGCCCACTGTGGGTAAAGAACTCTCCGTGTCCGTGTCAG AAGATGATGCTTTTGTAGGCAGGCTGCCGACATTTGAGAGGCGCTTTGAGTCAATTGCAG GCTGCTCCAGAGGGCCCAGTCCTCTGACCATGGGGGCTCAGGACACACTTCCTGTGGCTGCTGCGTTCACTGAGACCGTCAACGCTTTCTTTAAGGGGGCTGACCCCAACAA GTGTGTGGTGAAGGTCATAGGTGAGATGGTTTTGTCATTTCCGGCGGGCATCACACGGCACTTTGCCAATAACCCCTCCCCCGCCGTGCTAACCTTCAGCATAACCAACTACAGTCGACTGGAGCATGTGCTGCCTAACCCTCAGCTGCTCTGCTG CGACACCACGACACAGGCCAAGGCTGATGCCAAGGACTTCTGGGTCAACATGCCAAACCTGATCACTCACCTGAAGAAGGTGGCTGAGCAGAAGCCACAAGCTACGTACTATAATGTTGACATGCTCAAGTATCAG GTCTCGGTGCAGGGTCTCCAGTCTACTCCTCTTAATCTGGCAGTGAGCTGGCGCTGTGATCCCACCAGCACCGACTTGAGAATAGACTACAAGTACAATGGAGACGCCATGTCCACGCCGATGGCTCTGAACAACGTCCAGTTCCTGGTTCCTGTGGACGGAGGCGTGTCCAAGCTTCAGGCCGTGTTACCGCCTGCTGTCTG GAATGCAGAGCAACAAAGAGTCCTGTGGAAGATTCCAGACATCTCTCTGAAATCAGAAAATGGCG GTGTGGGGTCATTGTTAGCGCGATTCCAGCTGACTGATGGTCCCAGTAAACCGGCTCCACTGGCAGTTCAGTTCACCAGTGAAGGCAGCAACCTATCGGGCTGTGACATCGAACTGGCCGGGCCCGGGTACCGGTTCTCTCTTATCAAGAAGAGGTTTGCTGCAG GTAAATACCTTGCAGACAACTAA
- the sgip1a gene encoding SH3-containing GRB2-like protein 3-interacting protein 1 isoform X15: MMEGLKKRTRKAFGIRKKEKDNDSTGSPDTEGGRKTNGAPNGFYGEIDWERYNSPEVDDEGYSIRPEDEVEGGGGTKTHFFSSDESDGEEDHRKKFKIKIKPLPADCVVVEPSFEELKASIGNITLSPSLMRRSPGLKRNTSSEEIARPRRVVPSVAPTPAPAPQPPCQQAAVSSEDTTALFGPPLETAFGDEKTEVVLSQCDVWGAPLSEPESSLTRTFPTGTPPPLPPKNVPTPPPTTNPQSAEDSEVSEGDISIRKPSIADVDELFGPERDNAAEPDVGDSWVCFSDKSPERPPPPKDPAPPLPSSPPPPEQPAPPLPASPPPLESQPTSPPPFEDPVPSHLTSLPKETPAVLTSHPPSEPSAAPSNPSGPSTPEDRQAIPTSPTPISSPSSSLPPLESPASPTAPKAYTPPLMSPPPAQQSRSIPPPLVLSEDNTTKHSEVTPSKEDQVGTVTSPKDSSQGSRSTPPPPPPPTYRAVVSSPGPASTTGGTASGSSSPVRPATPSSVNPTPPPPPPRPPSRPKLPPGKPSIGDASRPFSPPVHSASPPPVAPLARAESTSSISSTNSLSAATTPTVGKELSVSVSEDDAFVGRLPTFERRFESIAGCSRGPSPLTMGAQDTLPVAAAFTETVNAFFKGADPNKCVVKVIGEMVLSFPAGITRHFANNPSPAVLTFSITNYSRLEHVLPNPQLLCCDTTTQAKADAKDFWVNMPNLITHLKKVAEQKPQATYYNVDMLKYQVSVQGLQSTPLNLAVSWRCDPTSTDLRIDYKYNGDAMSTPMALNNVQFLVPVDGGVSKLQAVLPPAVWNAEQQRVLWKIPDISLKSENGGVGSLLARFQLTDGPSKPAPLAVQFTSEGSNLSGCDIELAGPGYRFSLIKKRFAAGKYLADN, from the exons GATTGAAAAAACGTACCAGGAAGGCCTTTGGGATACGGAAGAAAGAGAAGGACAATGACTCCAC GGGGTCGCCCGACACAGAGGGAGGA aggaaaacaaacgGGGCCCCAAATGGCTTCTACGGAGAGATCGACTGGGAAAGATAT AACTCTCCAGAGGTGGACGATGAAGGTTACAGTATCAGACCAGAAGATGAAGTAGAGGGAGGAG GTGGCACCAAGACCCACTTCTTCTCCTCCGATGAGTCGGACGGAGAGGAGGACCACAGGAAAAAATTCAAAATCAAGATAAAGCCCCTGCCAGCCGACTGTGTTGTGGTGGAGCCTTCGTTTGAGGAGCTGAAGGCATCGATAGGCAACATCACTCTGTCGCCCTCCCTAATG AGACGGAGTCCG GGTTTAAAGAGAAACACGTCCA GTGAAGAGATTGCCAGACCAAGACGTGTTGTCCCGTCTGTGGCCCCCACACCAGCTCCAGCACCACAGCCCCCCTG TCAACAAGCAGCAGTCAGTAGTGAAGACACCACAGCCTTATTTGGGCCTCCTTTAGAAACTGCCTTTGGAGATGAGAAAACAGAAG TGGTTCTGTCTCAGTGCGATGTTTGGGGGGCTCCACTGTCAGAGCCAGAATCCTCTTTGACGAGGACCTTCCCCACCGGAA ctcctcctccacttccaccaAAAAATGTTCCGACACCCCCTCCGACGACGAATCCCCAAAGTGCAGAGGACTCGG AAGTTTCAGAGGGGGACATCTCTATCCGGAAGCCCTCGATTGCGGATGTGGATGAGCTTTTCGGTCCAGAGCGGGACAATGCTGCTGAGCCAGACGTGGGTGACTCGTGGGTCTGCTTCTCTGACAAATCTCCAGAGCGGCCACCTCCACCAAAGGACCCAGCGCCTCCGCTGCCCTCATCCCCACCTCCACCAGAGCAGCCTGCACCGCCTTTGCCAGCGTCCCCACCTCCTCTTGAGTCTCAACCTACATCCCCACCACCCTTTGAAGACCCAGTACCATCCCATCTCACTTCATTGCCAAAAGAAACTCCAGCTGTGCTGACTTCCCATCCACCTTCGGAGCCGTCAGCTGCACCTTCAAACCCATCAGGCCCTTCAACACCCGAAGACAGACAAGCTATCCCAACTTCTCCCACTCCTATCTCATCTccttcttcatccctccctcccttggAATCACCAGCCAGCCCGACTGCTCCCAAAGCCTACACACCACCACTGATGTCTCCACCTCCCGCGCAACAATCACGCTCCATCCCGCCTCCCCTCGTCCTGTCTGAAGACAATACAACCAAGCACTCTGAAGTGACCCCATCCAAAGAGGATCAGGTCGGAACTGTCACCTCGCCCAAAGATTCGAGCCAAGGGAGCAGAAGTACACcgcccccaccaccaccccctaCATATCGGGCTGTCGTCTCATCACCTGGTCCAGCATCTACCACTGGTGGCACAGCTAGTG gATCTTCCTCTCCTGTGCGACCGGCAACACCCTCGTCCGTCAACCCCACCCCTCCACCGCCTCCACCTCGCCCTCCTTCACGGCCAAAACTTCCACCAGGAAAACCCAGTATAGGAGACGCA AGTCGTCCGTTTAGCCCACCCGTACACTCAGCCAGCCCCCCACCTGTCGCACCATTGGCGCGGGCAGAGAGcacatcctccatctcttccaccAACTCCCTAAGCGCTGCCACCACGCCCACTGTGGGTAAAGAACTCTCCGTGTCCGTGTCAG AAGATGATGCTTTTGTAGGCAGGCTGCCGACATTTGAGAGGCGCTTTGAGTCAATTGCAG GCTGCTCCAGAGGGCCCAGTCCTCTGACCATGGGGGCTCAGGACACACTTCCTGTGGCTGCTGCGTTCACTGAGACCGTCAACGCTTTCTTTAAGGGGGCTGACCCCAACAA GTGTGTGGTGAAGGTCATAGGTGAGATGGTTTTGTCATTTCCGGCGGGCATCACACGGCACTTTGCCAATAACCCCTCCCCCGCCGTGCTAACCTTCAGCATAACCAACTACAGTCGACTGGAGCATGTGCTGCCTAACCCTCAGCTGCTCTGCTG CGACACCACGACACAGGCCAAGGCTGATGCCAAGGACTTCTGGGTCAACATGCCAAACCTGATCACTCACCTGAAGAAGGTGGCTGAGCAGAAGCCACAAGCTACGTACTATAATGTTGACATGCTCAAGTATCAG GTCTCGGTGCAGGGTCTCCAGTCTACTCCTCTTAATCTGGCAGTGAGCTGGCGCTGTGATCCCACCAGCACCGACTTGAGAATAGACTACAAGTACAATGGAGACGCCATGTCCACGCCGATGGCTCTGAACAACGTCCAGTTCCTGGTTCCTGTGGACGGAGGCGTGTCCAAGCTTCAGGCCGTGTTACCGCCTGCTGTCTG GAATGCAGAGCAACAAAGAGTCCTGTGGAAGATTCCAGACATCTCTCTGAAATCAGAAAATGGCG GTGTGGGGTCATTGTTAGCGCGATTCCAGCTGACTGATGGTCCCAGTAAACCGGCTCCACTGGCAGTTCAGTTCACCAGTGAAGGCAGCAACCTATCGGGCTGTGACATCGAACTGGCCGGGCCCGGGTACCGGTTCTCTCTTATCAAGAAGAGGTTTGCTGCAG GTAAATACCTTGCAGACAACTAA
- the sgip1a gene encoding SH3-containing GRB2-like protein 3-interacting protein 1 isoform X12 yields MMEGLKKRTRKAFGIRKKEKDNDSTGSPDTEGGEPQEVEAQRKTNGAPNGFYGEIDWERYNSPEVDDEGYSIRPEDEVEGGGGTKTHFFSSDESDGEEDHRKKFKIKIKPLPADCVVVEPSFEELKASIGNITLSPSLMRRSPGLKRNTSSEEIARPRRVVPSVAPTPAPAPQPPCQQAAVSSEDTTALFGPPLETAFGDEKTEVVLSQCDVWGAPLSEPESSLTRTFPTGTPPPLPPKNVPTPPPTTNPQSAEDSEVSEGDISIRKPSIADVDELFGPERDNAAEPDVGDSWVCFSDKSPERPPPPKDPAPPLPSSPPPPEQPAPPLPASPPPLESQPTSPPPFEDPVPSHLTSLPKETPAVLTSHPPSEPSAAPSNPSGPSTPEDRQAIPTSPTPISSPSSSLPPLESPASPTAPKAYTPPLMSPPPAQQSRSIPPPLVLSEDNTTKHSEVTPSKEDQVGTVTSPKDSSQGSRSTPPPPPPPTYRAVVSSPGPASTTGGTASGSSSPVRPATPSSVNPTPPPPPPRPPSRPKLPPGKPSIGDASRPFSPPVHSASPPPVAPLARAESTSSISSTNSLSAATTPTVGKELSVSVSGCSRGPSPLTMGAQDTLPVAAAFTETVNAFFKGADPNKCVVKVIGEMVLSFPAGITRHFANNPSPAVLTFSITNYSRLEHVLPNPQLLCCDTTTQAKADAKDFWVNMPNLITHLKKVAEQKPQATYYNVDMLKYQVSVQGLQSTPLNLAVSWRCDPTSTDLRIDYKYNGDAMSTPMALNNVQFLVPVDGGVSKLQAVLPPAVWNAEQQRVLWKIPDISLKSENGGVGSLLARFQLTDGPSKPAPLAVQFTSEGSNLSGCDIELAGPGYRFSLIKKRFAAGKYLADN; encoded by the exons GATTGAAAAAACGTACCAGGAAGGCCTTTGGGATACGGAAGAAAGAGAAGGACAATGACTCCAC GGGGTCGCCCGACACAGAGGGAGGA GAACCCCAGGAAGTGGAAGCG cagaggaaaacaaacgGGGCCCCAAATGGCTTCTACGGAGAGATCGACTGGGAAAGATAT AACTCTCCAGAGGTGGACGATGAAGGTTACAGTATCAGACCAGAAGATGAAGTAGAGGGAGGAG GTGGCACCAAGACCCACTTCTTCTCCTCCGATGAGTCGGACGGAGAGGAGGACCACAGGAAAAAATTCAAAATCAAGATAAAGCCCCTGCCAGCCGACTGTGTTGTGGTGGAGCCTTCGTTTGAGGAGCTGAAGGCATCGATAGGCAACATCACTCTGTCGCCCTCCCTAATG AGACGGAGTCCG GGTTTAAAGAGAAACACGTCCA GTGAAGAGATTGCCAGACCAAGACGTGTTGTCCCGTCTGTGGCCCCCACACCAGCTCCAGCACCACAGCCCCCCTG TCAACAAGCAGCAGTCAGTAGTGAAGACACCACAGCCTTATTTGGGCCTCCTTTAGAAACTGCCTTTGGAGATGAGAAAACAGAAG TGGTTCTGTCTCAGTGCGATGTTTGGGGGGCTCCACTGTCAGAGCCAGAATCCTCTTTGACGAGGACCTTCCCCACCGGAA ctcctcctccacttccaccaAAAAATGTTCCGACACCCCCTCCGACGACGAATCCCCAAAGTGCAGAGGACTCGG AAGTTTCAGAGGGGGACATCTCTATCCGGAAGCCCTCGATTGCGGATGTGGATGAGCTTTTCGGTCCAGAGCGGGACAATGCTGCTGAGCCAGACGTGGGTGACTCGTGGGTCTGCTTCTCTGACAAATCTCCAGAGCGGCCACCTCCACCAAAGGACCCAGCGCCTCCGCTGCCCTCATCCCCACCTCCACCAGAGCAGCCTGCACCGCCTTTGCCAGCGTCCCCACCTCCTCTTGAGTCTCAACCTACATCCCCACCACCCTTTGAAGACCCAGTACCATCCCATCTCACTTCATTGCCAAAAGAAACTCCAGCTGTGCTGACTTCCCATCCACCTTCGGAGCCGTCAGCTGCACCTTCAAACCCATCAGGCCCTTCAACACCCGAAGACAGACAAGCTATCCCAACTTCTCCCACTCCTATCTCATCTccttcttcatccctccctcccttggAATCACCAGCCAGCCCGACTGCTCCCAAAGCCTACACACCACCACTGATGTCTCCACCTCCCGCGCAACAATCACGCTCCATCCCGCCTCCCCTCGTCCTGTCTGAAGACAATACAACCAAGCACTCTGAAGTGACCCCATCCAAAGAGGATCAGGTCGGAACTGTCACCTCGCCCAAAGATTCGAGCCAAGGGAGCAGAAGTACACcgcccccaccaccaccccctaCATATCGGGCTGTCGTCTCATCACCTGGTCCAGCATCTACCACTGGTGGCACAGCTAGTG gATCTTCCTCTCCTGTGCGACCGGCAACACCCTCGTCCGTCAACCCCACCCCTCCACCGCCTCCACCTCGCCCTCCTTCACGGCCAAAACTTCCACCAGGAAAACCCAGTATAGGAGACGCA AGTCGTCCGTTTAGCCCACCCGTACACTCAGCCAGCCCCCCACCTGTCGCACCATTGGCGCGGGCAGAGAGcacatcctccatctcttccaccAACTCCCTAAGCGCTGCCACCACGCCCACTGTGGGTAAAGAACTCTCCGTGTCCGTGTCAG GCTGCTCCAGAGGGCCCAGTCCTCTGACCATGGGGGCTCAGGACACACTTCCTGTGGCTGCTGCGTTCACTGAGACCGTCAACGCTTTCTTTAAGGGGGCTGACCCCAACAA GTGTGTGGTGAAGGTCATAGGTGAGATGGTTTTGTCATTTCCGGCGGGCATCACACGGCACTTTGCCAATAACCCCTCCCCCGCCGTGCTAACCTTCAGCATAACCAACTACAGTCGACTGGAGCATGTGCTGCCTAACCCTCAGCTGCTCTGCTG CGACACCACGACACAGGCCAAGGCTGATGCCAAGGACTTCTGGGTCAACATGCCAAACCTGATCACTCACCTGAAGAAGGTGGCTGAGCAGAAGCCACAAGCTACGTACTATAATGTTGACATGCTCAAGTATCAG GTCTCGGTGCAGGGTCTCCAGTCTACTCCTCTTAATCTGGCAGTGAGCTGGCGCTGTGATCCCACCAGCACCGACTTGAGAATAGACTACAAGTACAATGGAGACGCCATGTCCACGCCGATGGCTCTGAACAACGTCCAGTTCCTGGTTCCTGTGGACGGAGGCGTGTCCAAGCTTCAGGCCGTGTTACCGCCTGCTGTCTG GAATGCAGAGCAACAAAGAGTCCTGTGGAAGATTCCAGACATCTCTCTGAAATCAGAAAATGGCG GTGTGGGGTCATTGTTAGCGCGATTCCAGCTGACTGATGGTCCCAGTAAACCGGCTCCACTGGCAGTTCAGTTCACCAGTGAAGGCAGCAACCTATCGGGCTGTGACATCGAACTGGCCGGGCCCGGGTACCGGTTCTCTCTTATCAAGAAGAGGTTTGCTGCAG GTAAATACCTTGCAGACAACTAA